In one Bradyrhizobium cosmicum genomic region, the following are encoded:
- a CDS encoding glutathione S-transferase family protein, translated as MLTVHHLNNSRSQRVLWLLEELGVPYEIVRYQRQPDMRAPTELRAIHPLGKSPVITDNGNTIAESGAIIEYLIATYGNGRLIPPPNTPERLRFTYWLHYAEGSAMQPLLLKLLFTLMPKRAPALLRPLVRKVSNQALTALVNPQLKQHMDYWEGELAKSEWFAGNEFTAADIQMSFPLEAAQARGGLELGHPKAMAFLERIHARPAYARALEKGGPYQVGR; from the coding sequence ATGCTGACCGTCCACCATCTCAACAATTCCCGCTCGCAGCGTGTGCTGTGGCTGCTCGAAGAGTTGGGCGTGCCTTACGAGATCGTCCGCTATCAGCGCCAGCCGGACATGCGTGCGCCGACGGAACTGCGCGCGATCCATCCGCTCGGCAAGTCCCCCGTCATCACCGACAACGGCAACACCATCGCCGAGTCAGGTGCCATCATCGAATATCTCATCGCAACCTACGGCAACGGCCGGCTGATCCCGCCGCCGAACACGCCGGAGCGGCTGCGCTTCACCTACTGGCTGCATTATGCGGAAGGCTCCGCGATGCAGCCGCTGCTGTTGAAGCTGCTGTTCACACTGATGCCGAAGCGTGCGCCGGCGCTGCTGCGCCCGCTGGTGCGCAAGGTCTCGAACCAGGCGCTTACCGCGCTGGTCAATCCGCAGCTCAAGCAGCACATGGATTATTGGGAAGGCGAGCTTGCAAAGAGCGAGTGGTTCGCCGGCAACGAGTTCACCGCCGCCGATATCCAGATGAGCTTTCCGCTCGAGGCCGCGCAAGCGCGTGGCGGACTGGAGCTCGGTCATCCCAAGGCGATGGCGTTTTTAGAACGCATCCACGCGCGGCCGGCCTATGCGCGCGCGTTGGAGAAGGGCGGGCCGTATCAGGTGGGGCGGTAA
- a CDS encoding MFS transporter, with translation MTDPTGRIERAEIEDTSLLAFYRDMNPPERRTFWACAAGWALDGMDFMIYPLVIGTIITLWKVDAASAGLAGTVTLLASAIGGWLGGYLSDHIGRVRTLQITIIWFSFFSLVCAVVQNFDQLLIARAVLGLGFGGEWAAGAVLMGEAIRPQYRGRAVGSVQSGWAVGWGLAVLSQAILFSALPPETAWRWMFVIGALPALLVFYIRRSVTEPEVAAEARAKQAASGDRPALWEIFSGPILKTTILASLMATGCQGGYYAITFWVPQFLTKERHLSIVGSTGYLSTLIIGSFIGYLTGAWLADRIGRRNLFLIFSIGAMAVVLLYTQLPLTNEILWVLGFPLGFFASGYFSGIGAFLTELYPTRLRGSGQGFCYNFGRGIGALFPFLVGALSASTSLANAIAMFAVAAYALFFIAAFALPETRGRVLHAD, from the coding sequence ATGACCGATCCGACCGGGCGCATCGAACGCGCCGAGATCGAAGACACCAGCCTTCTCGCCTTCTATCGCGACATGAATCCGCCGGAGCGCCGGACGTTCTGGGCCTGCGCGGCCGGGTGGGCGCTCGACGGCATGGACTTCATGATCTATCCGCTGGTGATCGGCACCATCATCACGCTGTGGAAGGTCGATGCGGCCTCCGCCGGTCTCGCCGGCACGGTGACGCTGCTGGCCTCCGCGATTGGCGGCTGGCTCGGCGGCTATCTCTCCGACCATATCGGCCGTGTCAGGACGCTCCAGATCACCATCATCTGGTTCTCGTTCTTCTCGCTGGTCTGCGCCGTCGTGCAGAATTTCGACCAGCTTCTGATCGCACGCGCCGTGCTCGGTCTCGGCTTCGGCGGCGAATGGGCCGCGGGCGCGGTGCTGATGGGCGAGGCGATCCGGCCGCAATATCGCGGACGCGCCGTCGGCTCGGTGCAGTCGGGCTGGGCCGTCGGCTGGGGCCTCGCTGTGCTATCGCAGGCGATCCTGTTCTCGGCCTTGCCGCCGGAGACAGCGTGGCGCTGGATGTTCGTGATCGGTGCGCTGCCGGCTCTGCTGGTGTTCTATATCCGCCGCTCCGTCACCGAACCCGAGGTCGCGGCCGAGGCGCGCGCCAAGCAGGCCGCGAGCGGCGATCGCCCGGCGCTCTGGGAGATCTTTTCGGGCCCGATCCTGAAGACCACGATCCTGGCGTCGCTGATGGCGACAGGCTGCCAGGGCGGCTATTACGCCATCACGTTCTGGGTGCCGCAATTTTTGACCAAGGAGCGTCATCTGTCGATCGTCGGCTCGACTGGCTATCTCTCGACGCTGATCATCGGCTCCTTCATCGGCTATCTCACCGGCGCCTGGCTCGCCGACCGGATCGGACGGCGCAATCTGTTCCTGATCTTCTCGATCGGCGCGATGGCCGTGGTGCTGCTCTACACGCAGCTGCCGCTGACCAACGAGATCCTGTGGGTGCTCGGCTTCCCGCTGGGTTTCTTTGCCTCGGGTTACTTCTCAGGCATCGGCGCATTCCTGACCGAGCTCTATCCGACGCGGCTGCGCGGCTCCGGCCAGGGCTTCTGCTACAATTTCGGCCGAGGCATCGGCGCGCTGTTTCCGTTCCTCGTCGGCGCACTGTCGGCATCGACGTCGCTTGCGAATGCAATCGCGATGTTCGCGGTGGCGGCTTACGCGCTGTTCTTCATCGCAGCCTTCGCGCTACCGGAAACGCGCGGCCGCGTCTTGCACGCAGACTAG
- the ggt gene encoding gamma-glutamyltransferase, with product MMSTYSTRRAFFAFIATLAFGLAPASAQDARRAYVPPALDSVHAVPSEHGMVVAQEKISAQVGADILRRGGNAVDAAVATGFAMAVTYPRAGNIGGGGFMVIHSAERNEDVTIDYRETAPAATTPQIFLGPHGKPDAAKSRDSALGVGVPGTVAGLTLALEKYGSGQFTLAQLLEPAISLARDGFIVSDDLADTLPGWHRRLARWPSSAKIFSRPDGTPLGEGDRLMQSDLAETLSAVAAQGARGFYEGAVADRLAKAVSDAGGIMTPADLKAYQAVIRAPVRGTYRGYDIVSMPLPSSGGVVLVETLNILEGFQLADLKQGSPVSLHLLIEAMKRAYADRARYLGDPAFVNAPIETLTAKDYAARLRAGISTARATPSKDLVSAPAAPREGTNTTHFSVVDSRGNAVSNTYTLNFSYGVGLVAEGTGVLLNNELDDFTAAVGASNAYGLVGFEPNLPGPGKRPLSSMSPTIVLKDGKPVLVTGSPGGSRIISTVLQVIVNVLDYRMDVAAAVAAPRLHHQWLPDEVRIERGFPEDVLVELKAMDHLIIEPMGQTSANSILVTPNGPLGAPDPRTRGAEAAGQ from the coding sequence ATGATGTCGACATATTCGACAAGGCGTGCGTTTTTCGCCTTCATTGCCACTCTGGCGTTTGGACTTGCGCCGGCGTCCGCACAGGATGCGCGGCGGGCCTATGTCCCGCCCGCGCTCGACAGCGTGCATGCGGTTCCCTCTGAGCACGGCATGGTGGTGGCGCAGGAGAAGATCTCCGCGCAAGTCGGCGCCGACATCCTCAGGCGCGGCGGCAATGCGGTCGACGCCGCAGTCGCCACCGGCTTTGCCATGGCGGTGACCTATCCGCGCGCCGGCAATATCGGCGGCGGCGGCTTCATGGTGATCCATTCGGCCGAACGCAACGAGGACGTCACGATCGACTATCGCGAGACCGCGCCGGCGGCGACCACACCGCAGATCTTCCTCGGGCCCCACGGCAAACCCGACGCCGCGAAGTCGCGCGATTCCGCGCTCGGCGTTGGCGTGCCCGGCACGGTGGCAGGTCTCACTCTGGCGCTGGAGAAATACGGCTCGGGCCAATTCACGCTGGCGCAATTGCTCGAACCCGCGATCTCGCTTGCTCGCGATGGTTTCATCGTCAGCGACGACTTGGCTGATACCTTGCCGGGCTGGCATCGCCGCCTCGCGCGATGGCCGTCCTCGGCAAAAATCTTCTCGCGTCCCGATGGCACGCCGCTCGGCGAAGGCGACAGGCTGATGCAGAGCGATCTCGCCGAGACGCTCTCGGCCGTCGCGGCGCAGGGCGCGCGCGGCTTCTACGAGGGCGCGGTCGCGGACAGGCTCGCCAAGGCCGTCTCGGATGCAGGCGGCATCATGACGCCGGCGGACTTGAAGGCGTATCAGGCGGTGATCCGCGCGCCGGTGCGCGGCACCTATCGCGGCTACGACATCGTCTCGATGCCGCTACCTTCGTCGGGCGGTGTGGTGCTGGTGGAGACGCTCAACATCCTCGAGGGATTTCAGCTTGCAGACCTGAAACAGGGCTCGCCGGTATCGCTGCATCTGCTGATCGAGGCCATGAAGCGCGCCTATGCGGACCGCGCGCGCTATCTCGGCGACCCCGCTTTCGTCAATGCGCCGATCGAGACACTCACCGCGAAGGACTACGCGGCAAGACTGCGCGCCGGCATCTCCACCGCTCGCGCCACGCCATCGAAGGATCTGGTTTCCGCTCCGGCTGCGCCGCGCGAGGGCACCAACACCACGCATTTTTCCGTCGTCGACAGTCGCGGCAACGCCGTCAGCAATACCTACACGCTGAACTTCAGCTACGGCGTCGGCCTCGTCGCGGAGGGTACCGGCGTTTTGCTCAACAACGAGCTCGACGATTTCACCGCCGCGGTCGGCGCCTCCAACGCCTATGGCCTCGTCGGCTTCGAGCCCAATCTGCCGGGGCCCGGCAAGCGGCCACTGTCCTCGATGTCGCCAACCATCGTGCTGAAGGACGGCAAGCCCGTGCTGGTGACGGGATCGCCCGGCGGCAGCCGCATCATCTCGACCGTGCTCCAGGTGATCGTCAACGTGCTCGACTACAGGATGGATGTGGCCGCCGCCGTTGCTGCGCCGCGGCTGCATCACCAATGGCTGCCGGACGAGGTGCGCATCGAGCGCGGTTTCCCGGAGGACGTGCTGGTCGAGCTGAAGGCGATGGACCATCTCATCATCGAGCCGATGGGACAGACATCCGCCAATTCGATTCTCGTGACGCCGAACGGGCCGCTTGGGGCGCCCGATCCGCGCACGCGCGGCGCGGAAGCCGCGGGGCAGTAA
- a CDS encoding MFS transporter — translation MTSIAPDVRMAGVQRTYPPRAAVVSWIFFDWAAQPYFTLITTFVFAPYFATSIAPDPATGQSLWGFAMAAAGLAIALMSPVLGAIADASGRRKPWIAGFGALLVLAACTLWIGKPGDPSIIAPLLLAVALASVGAEFATVFNNAMMPTLVPPERIGRLSGTGWATGYIGGIVSLIIVLGFLAANPETGRTLLGFKPLFGLDPVSHQGDRIVGPLTGLWFIIFVMPLFLFTPDYPAKRPVREALREGLSELKRSIRSLPQQKSLAAFLLANMIYTDGLVSLFAFGGIYAAGTFGWHTIQIGSFGIMLAIAGTFGAWLGGKLDDSLGPRRVITGSLLLLLLAVAAILLVDKDSVLFVAVAPPQQGAPLFSSAAERAYLVLGCLIGAAGGPLQAASRTLLIRLAPKDRIAQYFGLFALTGKVTSFIGPLLIGMITAVTASQKAGMAVLVVFFVAGLGLLMRVRD, via the coding sequence ATGACGTCGATCGCCCCGGATGTGCGCATGGCCGGCGTGCAGCGCACCTATCCGCCGCGCGCGGCCGTCGTCAGCTGGATCTTCTTCGACTGGGCCGCACAGCCTTATTTCACGCTGATCACGACTTTCGTGTTCGCGCCCTATTTCGCCACCAGCATTGCGCCAGATCCCGCCACTGGCCAGTCGCTGTGGGGCTTCGCGATGGCGGCAGCGGGTCTCGCCATCGCGCTGATGTCGCCGGTGCTCGGGGCCATCGCGGATGCGTCGGGCCGCAGGAAGCCGTGGATCGCAGGATTTGGTGCGCTGCTGGTGCTGGCCGCCTGCACGCTGTGGATCGGCAAGCCCGGTGATCCCTCCATCATTGCGCCTCTGCTGCTGGCCGTCGCGCTCGCCAGCGTCGGCGCCGAATTCGCCACCGTCTTCAACAACGCGATGATGCCGACCCTGGTGCCGCCGGAACGGATCGGCCGGCTCTCGGGCACCGGCTGGGCCACCGGTTACATCGGGGGCATCGTCAGCTTGATCATCGTGCTCGGCTTCCTCGCAGCCAATCCCGAGACCGGCCGCACGCTGCTCGGATTCAAGCCGTTGTTCGGGCTCGATCCGGTCAGCCATCAGGGCGATCGCATCGTCGGACCGCTGACCGGGCTGTGGTTCATCATCTTCGTGATGCCGCTGTTCCTGTTCACGCCGGATTATCCGGCGAAGCGCCCGGTGCGCGAGGCGCTGCGCGAGGGACTGTCCGAGCTGAAGCGATCGATCAGGAGCTTGCCGCAGCAGAAATCGCTTGCGGCGTTCCTGCTCGCCAACATGATCTACACCGACGGCCTGGTGTCGCTGTTCGCGTTCGGCGGCATTTATGCCGCCGGCACGTTCGGCTGGCACACGATCCAGATCGGCAGCTTCGGCATCATGCTGGCGATCGCCGGCACGTTCGGCGCATGGCTGGGCGGCAAGCTCGACGATTCGCTGGGGCCGAGGCGCGTGATCACCGGCAGCTTGCTGCTCCTCTTGCTCGCTGTGGCGGCGATCCTTCTGGTCGACAAGGACAGCGTGCTGTTCGTCGCGGTCGCACCGCCTCAACAGGGCGCTCCCCTGTTCTCGAGCGCGGCCGAACGCGCCTATCTTGTGCTGGGCTGCCTGATCGGTGCCGCCGGCGGGCCATTGCAGGCGGCTTCGCGCACGCTGCTGATCCGGCTCGCGCCGAAAGACCGCATCGCGCAGTATTTTGGCCTGTTCGCGCTGACGGGGAAAGTGACGTCCTTCATCGGCCCGCTGCTGATCGGAATGATCACCGCGGTGACGGCGAGCCAGAAAGCCGGCATGGCCGTGCTGGTGGTGTTTTTCGTTGCGGGGCTGGGACTGCTGATGCGGGTGCGGGATTAG
- the purH gene encoding bifunctional phosphoribosylaminoimidazolecarboxamide formyltransferase/IMP cyclohydrolase: MTDHPRRVTRALLSVSDKTGLIEFAKALAGHDVELVSTGGTAKAIAAAGLKVKDVSDLTGFPEMMDGRVKTLHPKVHGGLLAIRDNKEHAEAMKAHGIAPIDLLVVNLYPFEATVDKGAGFEDCIENIDIGGPAMIRAAAKNHDDVAVVVEAQDYQAVLDELAANNGATTLKLRRRLAAKAYARTAAYDAAISNWFNRQLEIDAPDFRAFGGRLIQPLRYGENPHQTAAFYATPDKRPGVSTARQLQGKELSYNNINDTDAAYECIGEFDTKRTAACVIVKHANPCGVAEGANLVDAYRKALACDSTSAFGGIIAMNRALDAETAREITKIFTEVIIAPDASEEAIAIIGGKKNLRLLLAGSLPDPRAPGLTAKTVAGGLLVQSRDNAVVDDMTFKVVTKRAPTDAEMRDLKFAFRVAKHVKSNTIIYAKDLATVGIGAGQMSRVDSARIAARKAQDAAAELKLAEPLTKGSVVASDAFFPFADGMLACIEAGATAVVQPGGSMRDDEVIKAADEHGIAMVFTGTRHFRH; encoded by the coding sequence ATGACTGACCATCCCCGCCGCGTCACCCGTGCTCTGCTTTCCGTTTCCGACAAAACCGGCCTGATCGAATTCGCCAAGGCGCTTGCCGGGCATGATGTCGAGCTGGTCTCGACCGGCGGCACTGCCAAGGCGATCGCTGCGGCGGGCTTGAAGGTGAAGGACGTTTCCGACCTCACCGGCTTTCCGGAGATGATGGACGGCCGCGTCAAGACGCTGCATCCCAAGGTGCATGGCGGCTTGCTTGCGATCCGCGACAACAAGGAGCATGCGGAGGCGATGAAGGCGCACGGCATCGCGCCGATCGACCTTCTCGTCGTCAACCTCTATCCGTTCGAGGCCACCGTCGACAAAGGCGCCGGCTTCGAGGACTGCATCGAGAACATCGACATTGGCGGCCCCGCGATGATCCGCGCCGCCGCCAAGAACCATGACGACGTCGCCGTCGTGGTCGAGGCACAGGACTATCAGGCCGTGCTCGACGAGCTCGCCGCCAACAACGGCGCGACCACGCTGAAACTGCGCCGCCGCCTTGCCGCAAAGGCCTATGCGCGCACCGCGGCCTATGATGCCGCGATCTCGAACTGGTTCAATCGCCAGCTCGAGATCGACGCGCCGGATTTCCGCGCCTTCGGCGGCAGGCTGATCCAGCCGCTGCGCTATGGCGAGAACCCGCACCAGACCGCGGCGTTCTATGCGACGCCCGACAAGCGCCCGGGCGTCTCCACCGCACGGCAACTGCAGGGCAAGGAGCTCTCCTACAACAACATCAACGACACCGATGCGGCCTATGAATGCATCGGCGAGTTCGACACCAAGCGCACCGCGGCCTGCGTCATCGTCAAGCACGCCAATCCCTGCGGCGTCGCCGAAGGCGCGAACCTCGTCGATGCCTATCGCAAGGCGTTGGCCTGCGATTCCACATCCGCGTTCGGCGGCATCATCGCGATGAACCGCGCACTCGACGCCGAGACCGCGCGCGAGATCACGAAGATCTTCACCGAGGTGATCATCGCGCCCGACGCGAGCGAGGAAGCCATCGCCATCATCGGCGGGAAGAAGAATCTGCGCCTGCTGCTCGCCGGCAGCCTCCCCGATCCGCGCGCACCCGGCCTTACCGCCAAGACGGTGGCCGGCGGCCTGCTGGTGCAGAGCCGCGACAACGCCGTGGTCGATGACATGACGTTCAAGGTCGTGACCAAGCGTGCACCCACGGATGCCGAGATGCGCGACCTCAAATTCGCCTTCCGCGTGGCAAAGCACGTCAAGTCCAACACCATCATCTATGCCAAGGATCTCGCCACCGTCGGCATCGGCGCGGGCCAGATGAGCCGGGTGGATTCAGCCCGGATCGCGGCACGCAAGGCCCAGGACGCGGCCGCCGAGCTGAAGCTCGCCGAGCCGCTCACCAAAGGCTCGGTGGTGGCGTCGGACGCATTCTTCCCGTTCGCCGACGGCATGCTCGCCTGCATTGAAGCCGGCGCCACCGCCGTTGTGCAGCCCGGCGGCTCGATGCGCGACGACGAGGTGATCAAGGCCGCCGACGAGCACGGCATCGCCATGGTGTTCACGGGCACGCGGCACTTCAGGCATTGA